The following proteins come from a genomic window of Kitasatospora sp. NBC_01246:
- a CDS encoding phytoene desaturase family protein, whose protein sequence is MARIVIIGAGMSGLATASRLATLGHRVTVCEATGTYGGMVGRYERDGFAFDTGPGLLTLPAVYRDLALKTGREPLEQLVELAPVDPESRHLFPDGTDLLLPNASRGGVIQALDTAFGTGSGARWAEVMNHGRTVWEATRRPLLEEPLPADTAPLRTDPYPAPRPGRLARLFGARAWTLADVAARGLGGHDGLTALLHEHALRFGLDPRTAPAGATVLPYMEQSFGVWYVRGGIRALADAVYRRCERRGVEFRFDTRVAEVLEKDGRACGVDTAAGRIDADVVVSAMDARVVFSEYLGTAGSQDDWPSSMERLHDAPGRVVVLLALRGERPAGTAHRTVVHAADRAAELDGIFRAGAPLAQRPTVQVLRPDDASLHPAGHEAVVLTATTPAMGFDWTGPGVAERFADRMVAQADAAGLGLGERVLWRVVRTPADTARETGSFLGSVPLPALAGARGAYLQAPTEEAPGFYLVGGAAHPGGGLARVGMSACIAANLIGPA, encoded by the coding sequence ATGGCACGGATCGTCATCATCGGCGCAGGAATGAGCGGGCTCGCGACGGCCTCCCGGCTGGCGACCCTCGGCCACCGGGTGACGGTCTGCGAGGCGACCGGGACGTACGGCGGCATGGTCGGCCGCTACGAGCGGGACGGCTTCGCCTTCGACACCGGCCCCGGGCTGCTCACCCTCCCGGCCGTCTACCGCGACCTCGCGCTGAAGACCGGCCGGGAGCCGCTGGAGCAGCTGGTCGAGCTGGCGCCGGTGGATCCGGAGAGCCGGCACCTGTTCCCCGACGGCACCGACCTGCTGCTGCCCAACGCCTCCCGCGGCGGGGTGATCCAGGCGCTGGACACGGCGTTCGGCACCGGCTCGGGCGCCCGCTGGGCCGAGGTGATGAACCACGGCCGCACGGTCTGGGAGGCCACCCGCCGCCCGCTGCTGGAGGAGCCGCTGCCGGCCGACACCGCGCCGCTGCGCACCGATCCGTACCCGGCGCCGCGGCCCGGTCGCCTCGCCCGCCTGTTCGGGGCCAGGGCGTGGACCCTCGCCGACGTGGCCGCCCGTGGACTCGGCGGCCACGACGGGCTGACCGCCCTGCTGCACGAGCACGCCCTGCGCTTCGGCCTCGACCCGCGCACCGCGCCGGCCGGGGCCACCGTGCTGCCGTACATGGAGCAGTCCTTCGGCGTCTGGTACGTCCGGGGCGGCATCCGGGCGCTGGCCGACGCGGTGTACCGGCGGTGCGAGCGGCGCGGGGTGGAGTTCCGCTTCGACACCCGGGTCGCCGAGGTGCTGGAGAAGGACGGCCGGGCCTGCGGCGTCGACACCGCGGCCGGCCGGATCGACGCCGACGTGGTGGTCTCCGCGATGGACGCCCGGGTGGTCTTCTCGGAGTACCTCGGCACGGCCGGCTCCCAGGACGACTGGCCGTCGTCGATGGAACGGCTGCACGACGCCCCCGGCCGCGTCGTGGTGCTGCTCGCCCTACGCGGGGAGCGCCCCGCCGGGACGGCGCACCGGACGGTGGTGCACGCCGCCGACCGCGCCGCCGAACTGGACGGGATCTTCCGCGCCGGCGCCCCGCTCGCCCAGCGGCCGACCGTCCAGGTGCTGCGCCCGGACGACGCCTCGCTGCACCCCGCCGGCCACGAGGCCGTGGTGCTCACCGCGACCACGCCGGCGATGGGTTTCGACTGGACCGGACCGGGCGTCGCCGAGCGCTTCGCCGACCGGATGGTCGCGCAGGCGGACGCGGCCGGTCTGGGCCTCGGTGAGCGGGTGCTCTGGCGGGTGGTGCGGACGCCGGCGGACACCGCGCGGGAGACCGGTTCCTTCCTCGGCTCCGTCCCGCTGCCCGCCCTGGCGGGCGCGCGCGGCGCCTACCTCCAGGCGCCGACCGAGGAGGCACCCGGCTTCTACCTGGTGGGCGGCGCCGCCCACCCCGGCGGCGGGCTGGCCCGGGTCGGCATGTCGGCCTGCATCGCGGCCAACCTCATCGGCCCGGCCTGA